One genomic window of Candidatus Angelobacter sp. includes the following:
- a CDS encoding response regulator transcription factor, translating into MSALKKAVPASTKKRILIVDDHPMMRQGLAQLIGNEPDLVVCSEAEDARGALEAANKHVPDLMLADITLPDKSGLELIKDVQAIHPGLAVLVISMHDESLYAERVLRAGGRGYIMKQEGGRKLMEAIRQVLGGQIYVSEKMSARILEIFSGNRSETSRRSPMGNLTDREFEVFQLIGQGKGTQQIAQKLHLSVKTVEVHRVNIKAKLKLESASELIRFAVRWVEAQSASS; encoded by the coding sequence ATGAGCGCCCTCAAAAAAGCGGTTCCCGCCTCGACGAAGAAGCGCATCCTGATCGTGGACGATCATCCCATGATGCGCCAGGGCCTGGCGCAACTCATCGGCAATGAACCCGACCTGGTCGTTTGTTCCGAAGCGGAAGATGCCCGCGGGGCGCTGGAGGCCGCAAATAAACACGTTCCCGACCTCATGCTCGCGGACATTACGCTGCCCGATAAAAGCGGCCTTGAACTGATCAAGGACGTTCAGGCAATTCATCCGGGATTGGCGGTTCTGGTAATTTCGATGCACGATGAATCGCTGTACGCCGAGCGCGTCCTGCGCGCCGGCGGTCGCGGTTACATCATGAAGCAGGAGGGCGGAAGGAAGCTCATGGAGGCCATCCGCCAGGTTCTGGGCGGTCAGATCTACGTCAGTGAAAAAATGTCCGCCCGCATCCTTGAGATTTTCTCAGGCAACCGCTCGGAAACCAGCCGTCGGTCACCGATGGGGAATCTCACCGACCGCGAGTTCGAGGTGTTCCAACTGATCGGCCAGGGAAAGGGGACGCAACAGATCGCCCAGAAGCTGCATCTGAGTGTGAAGACCGTCGAAGTCCATCGCGTGAACATCAAGGCCAAGCTGAAGCTGGAATCCGCGTCGG